The Fuscovulum sp. sequence GGGCCATCGCGCTGGCCGCTGCCAGCACGGGCGGATTTACCTTGGGCGACCTTTGGCTTGCCGCCTCCTCCGGCATTGGGGCGTTTCTGATGCGCGGCGCGGGCTGTACTTGGAATGACATCACCGACCGCCACATCGACGGCGCCGTGGCGCGCACGCGGTCGCGGCCCATCCCCTCGGGTCAGGTCAGCGTGAAACAGGCGCTGGTCTGGATGGCTGCGCAGGCGCTGATCGCCGCCGCCATCCTGTTCACCTATCACCCGCTGGCCATCGCGCTGGGCATCGGCTCGCTTGGCCTTGTGGCCATCTACCCCTTTGCCAAACGCTTCACTTGGTGGCCGCAGGCGTTTCTGGGGCTCGCCTTCAACTGGGGCGCGCTGCTGCTCTGGGCCGCGCATTCCGGCAGCCTGAGCGCGGCCCCCCTGTTCCTCTATGCCGCAGGCTTTGTCTGGACGTTGTTCTACGACACGATCTACGCCCATCAGGACCGCGAGGATGACGCCCTGATCGGCGTCCGCTCCACCGCGCGGCTGTTTGCCG is a genomic window containing:
- the ubiA gene encoding 4-hydroxybenzoate octaprenyltransferase; this encodes MTQPPRMPEAPLPGGTVADAPRGNWVDTLAPAATRPYLRLSRADRPIGTWLLWLPCLWAIALAAASTGGFTLGDLWLAASSGIGAFLMRGAGCTWNDITDRHIDGAVARTRSRPIPSGQVSVKQALVWMAAQALIAAAILFTYHPLAIALGIGSLGLVAIYPFAKRFTWWPQAFLGLAFNWGALLLWAAHSGSLSAAPLFLYAAGFVWTLFYDTIYAHQDREDDALIGVRSTARLFAENTPRWLAGFLIATVILMAAAAITALLPLSSPWPLLAALAGVWAMGLHMFTQLRRLNIDDPAGCLILFRSNRDTGLIPALFLAAAALV